A part of Curtobacterium sp. MCLR17_036 genomic DNA contains:
- a CDS encoding folylpolyglutamate synthase/dihydrofolate synthase family protein — MSDDDQYDQHDQHDRYDEDGIRIPVGPSADAPVEALPYGGDDDEVRRVEAALYARIGEQSPEHRLTATRRAVELLGDPHLAYPVIHLTGTNGKTSTARMTESIIRAHGLRTGLMTSPHLVSIRERIVIDGQPIAADRFVENWDDIAPVLEMTDQELTDKGELPLTFFEALTVLALACFAEAPVDVAVVEVGMGGEWDSTNVVQSQVSVFTPIAIDHAKQLGATVAEIARTKSGIVKPSSAVVSSRQVPEALAELERAAELTESTLAVEGAGFSVVDVTPAVGGQLVTVQGIAGRYDDLFLPLFGRHQAENAAVAIAAVESFLGRGAQALDEDVLSEGLAGATSPGRLQPIATEPTVVVDAAHNPHGAKALAEALPVAFPSEHVVGVVGILADKDARGFVRALKDTVATFVVTQPPGERALDADAFARVVVDEVGGDRVVVEPTLTAALQEARDLADEADAEDALVLVAGSIVMVGAVMDLVHREGGTK; from the coding sequence ATGAGTGACGACGACCAGTACGACCAGCACGACCAGCACGACCGGTACGACGAGGACGGCATCCGGATCCCGGTGGGGCCGTCCGCCGACGCCCCGGTCGAGGCGCTGCCCTACGGGGGTGACGACGACGAGGTCCGCCGGGTCGAGGCCGCGCTGTACGCCCGGATCGGCGAGCAGTCGCCCGAGCACCGGCTCACCGCGACCCGTCGCGCCGTCGAGCTCCTCGGCGACCCGCACCTGGCGTACCCGGTGATCCACCTCACCGGGACGAACGGCAAGACGTCGACCGCCCGCATGACCGAGAGCATCATCCGGGCCCACGGCCTGCGCACCGGCCTCATGACGAGCCCGCACCTGGTGTCCATCCGGGAGCGCATCGTCATCGACGGCCAGCCGATCGCGGCGGACCGCTTCGTCGAGAACTGGGACGACATCGCCCCCGTCCTCGAGATGACCGACCAGGAGCTCACCGACAAGGGCGAGCTCCCGCTGACCTTCTTCGAGGCGCTGACCGTCCTCGCCCTGGCGTGCTTCGCCGAGGCGCCGGTCGACGTCGCCGTGGTCGAGGTCGGCATGGGCGGCGAGTGGGATTCCACGAACGTCGTGCAGAGCCAGGTGTCGGTGTTCACGCCGATCGCCATCGACCACGCGAAGCAGCTCGGCGCCACGGTGGCCGAGATCGCCCGCACCAAGTCGGGGATCGTCAAGCCGTCGTCGGCCGTGGTGTCGAGCCGGCAGGTGCCCGAGGCGCTGGCCGAGCTCGAGCGTGCCGCCGAGCTCACCGAGTCCACCCTGGCCGTCGAAGGCGCGGGGTTCAGCGTGGTCGACGTCACCCCGGCCGTGGGCGGACAGCTCGTCACCGTGCAGGGCATCGCCGGCCGATACGACGACCTGTTCCTGCCGCTGTTCGGCCGGCACCAGGCCGAGAACGCGGCCGTGGCGATCGCCGCCGTCGAATCGTTCCTGGGCCGCGGCGCGCAGGCACTCGACGAGGACGTCCTGTCCGAGGGTCTCGCCGGTGCCACCAGTCCCGGCCGCCTGCAGCCGATCGCGACCGAGCCGACCGTGGTCGTCGACGCCGCACACAACCCGCACGGCGCGAAGGCACTCGCCGAGGCGCTGCCGGTCGCGTTCCCGTCGGAGCACGTCGTCGGCGTCGTCGGGATCCTCGCCGACAAGGACGCCCGCGGGTTCGTCCGCGCGCTCAAGGACACCGTCGCGACCTTCGTCGTCACGCAGCCGCCGGGGGAGCGCGCCCTCGACGCGGACGCCTTCGCCCGGGTGGTCGTCGACGAGGTCGGCGGCGACCGCGTGGTCGTCGAACCGACGCTCACAGCGGCGCTGCAGGAAGCACGCGACCTGGCGGACGAGGCCGACGCCGAGGACGCCCTCGTGCTCGTCGCGGGCTCCATCGTGATGGTGGGCGCGGTCATGGACCTCGTGCACCGGGAAGGCGGGACGAAGTGA
- a CDS encoding DUF4233 domain-containing protein — MTDAPRASRPGRAPRTRRPRRERGARESLLSITLVLEAIMFFFPTLVVFGKGTLPPAVAFGGGVAAIIVLAAASRLTGNRAGVVFGWLLQAAILATGFIEPFMFAVAVVFLALWVFCFVKGGQLDRMNAARRAALGED; from the coding sequence GTGACGGACGCACCGCGGGCTTCCCGGCCGGGTCGTGCACCTCGGACCCGCAGGCCGCGTCGCGAACGCGGGGCGCGGGAGAGCCTGCTGTCGATCACGCTCGTGCTCGAGGCGATCATGTTCTTCTTCCCGACACTCGTCGTCTTCGGCAAGGGCACGCTGCCGCCGGCCGTGGCCTTCGGCGGCGGGGTCGCGGCGATCATCGTCCTCGCAGCTGCCTCACGCCTGACGGGCAACCGGGCCGGTGTAGTGTTCGGGTGGCTGCTGCAGGCGGCCATCCTCGCCACCGGGTTCATCGAGCCCTTCATGTTCGCGGTGGCCGTGGTGTTCCTGGCGCTGTGGGTGTTCTGCTTCGTCAAGGGCGGTCAGCTCGACCGGATGAACGCCGCGCGCCGGGCCGCTCTGGGCGAGGACTGA
- the ndk gene encoding nucleoside-diphosphate kinase, translating into MTDLEQTLVLVKPDGVARQLTGEILRRIEAKGYEIVDLKMLSAPRDLLDAHYEEHQGKPFFEPLVEFMQSGPVVAVRLAGNGVIAGFRSLAGTTDPTSAAPGTIRGDLGRDWGLKVQQNLVHGSDSPESAQRELALWFA; encoded by the coding sequence GTGACCGATCTCGAACAGACCCTCGTCCTCGTCAAGCCCGACGGCGTCGCCCGCCAGCTCACCGGTGAGATCCTCCGCCGGATCGAGGCCAAGGGCTACGAGATCGTCGACCTGAAGATGCTCAGCGCACCGCGCGACCTGCTCGACGCGCACTACGAGGAGCACCAGGGCAAGCCGTTCTTCGAGCCGCTCGTCGAGTTCATGCAGTCCGGCCCCGTGGTCGCGGTGCGGCTCGCGGGCAACGGCGTCATCGCCGGGTTCCGCTCGCTCGCCGGCACGACGGACCCGACCTCGGCCGCGCCCGGCACCATCCGTGGTGACCTCGGCCGCGACTGGGGCCTCAAGGTGCAGCAGAACCTGGTGCACGGGTCCGACAGCCCCGAGTCGGCCCAGCGCGAGCTCGCGCTCTGGTTCGCCTGA
- a CDS encoding thioredoxin domain-containing protein: MTNNDRPTKNERRQHAREVARQRADAEKRRKRRNKWFLQGGIGLGIVAIAAIIGIVVVNVNNAPAVSAAGPANMATGAIQFTGKGGDVTPVTTKAVPAKGSPSAVPTSNADGAVAVTEYVDWACPVCKQFEATYADQILDKVKSGDATLAIKPVSILDRSYNGSRYASRAANAAMCVANYAPDKFLDVQTQFFENQPQEGTKGLTNAEIADLVKAGGATGSDVSECLSNEQFKGWVTKSTNQVLADDSLKGAQGFGTPTIVVNGKRLDSLGDVITQIDAAAK, encoded by the coding sequence ATGACGAACAACGACCGACCCACCAAGAACGAGCGTCGCCAGCACGCCCGTGAGGTCGCACGGCAGCGTGCCGACGCCGAGAAGCGTCGCAAGCGCCGCAACAAGTGGTTCCTGCAGGGCGGCATCGGTCTGGGGATCGTGGCGATCGCCGCGATCATCGGCATCGTCGTCGTGAACGTGAACAACGCACCCGCCGTCTCGGCGGCCGGGCCGGCGAACATGGCCACCGGCGCGATCCAGTTCACCGGGAAGGGCGGCGACGTCACCCCGGTGACCACGAAGGCCGTCCCCGCGAAGGGCAGCCCCTCGGCCGTGCCGACGTCGAACGCCGACGGCGCGGTCGCCGTGACCGAGTACGTGGACTGGGCCTGCCCGGTCTGCAAGCAGTTCGAGGCGACCTACGCCGACCAGATCCTCGACAAGGTGAAGTCCGGCGACGCGACCCTGGCCATCAAGCCGGTGTCGATCCTCGACCGCAGCTACAACGGCTCGCGCTACGCCAGCCGTGCCGCGAACGCGGCGATGTGCGTCGCGAACTACGCGCCGGACAAGTTCCTCGACGTGCAGACCCAGTTCTTCGAGAACCAGCCGCAGGAGGGCACCAAGGGCCTGACGAACGCCGAGATCGCCGACCTGGTGAAGGCGGGCGGTGCGACCGGCTCCGACGTCTCCGAGTGCCTGTCGAACGAGCAGTTCAAGGGCTGGGTGACGAAGTCGACGAACCAGGTGCTCGCGGACGACTCGCTCAAGGGCGCCCAGGGCTTCGGCACCCCGACGATCGTCGTGAACGGCAAGCGCCTGGACAGCCTGGGCGACGTCATCACGCAGATCGACGCCGCCGCGAAGTGA